A window of Campylobacter concisus contains these coding sequences:
- a CDS encoding COG3400 family protein, which produces MKKILIIADGTFARNFLNRLLETKSNLHHYIVVSSEDYSQKSNYENFTFYQFDPTSLSKLKSVSDGYFSQFCIVCDDKNEAVAVYENLRQISTKTETVFMNSWELDEKCKETFASDKHLSVVDIRDIAASRLMDYLPDLPVLADNIGLSEGEIMEVKVPIGSSYMYRHISSVAQKKWRIALIYRGSEIILPKPNVMIQPSDILLIVGDPNVLQNVYRSIKRESGQFPSPFGSNIYVLIDMISMDKERVSKLIKDSLYLHSKLNNKRLFFRVINPTLGENLDTLKAIKEKNIIVLMDYFNSDNKSIKHDVLKHDIGLILSDDKYFFKFKKLFYELKLPVLKTGKILLSNIKEGVILGDQSQEVENQSAVITDCCAQLDLEMKFYYFDNKHSEDEALREHFESISALFSKRIKIENHNLKNPLVKLKNTKDLLHFVMFTKSVANGGAFAFLSTNLNRLYKKLSQNAQLFVPVSE; this is translated from the coding sequence ATGAAGAAAATTTTAATAATCGCAGATGGAACTTTTGCAAGAAATTTTTTAAATAGACTACTTGAAACAAAATCAAATTTACATCACTATATCGTTGTTTCAAGTGAGGATTACAGCCAAAAATCAAATTATGAAAATTTTACATTTTACCAGTTTGACCCAACTAGTCTTTCAAAGCTAAAAAGCGTAAGCGATGGCTATTTTAGTCAGTTTTGTATAGTTTGCGATGATAAAAATGAAGCGGTTGCTGTTTATGAAAATTTAAGACAGATCAGTACAAAGACCGAGACTGTTTTTATGAACTCGTGGGAGCTTGATGAAAAATGCAAAGAAACATTTGCAAGCGATAAACACTTAAGCGTGGTTGATATCAGAGATATTGCAGCATCAAGGCTTATGGACTATTTACCAGATTTACCGGTTTTAGCTGATAATATCGGGCTTAGTGAGGGCGAGATCATGGAAGTTAAGGTGCCAATAGGTAGCTCTTATATGTATCGTCACATTAGCTCAGTAGCTCAAAAAAAATGGCGAATAGCCCTCATATATCGAGGCAGCGAGATCATCTTGCCAAAGCCAAATGTAATGATACAGCCAAGCGATATATTACTAATCGTTGGTGATCCAAATGTGCTTCAAAATGTTTATCGCTCGATCAAGCGTGAAAGTGGGCAGTTTCCAAGTCCATTTGGTAGCAATATCTATGTGCTGATTGATATGATCTCTATGGACAAAGAACGTGTTAGCAAGCTCATAAAGGATAGCTTGTATTTGCATTCAAAGCTAAATAATAAACGCCTTTTTTTTAGAGTGATAAATCCAACTTTAGGTGAAAATTTAGATACTTTAAAAGCGATAAAAGAGAAAAACATTATTGTTTTGATGGATTATTTTAATAGCGATAACAAATCTATAAAACATGACGTTTTAAAGCACGATATCGGTCTAATCTTAAGCGATGATAAGTACTTTTTTAAATTTAAAAAGCTATTTTATGAGCTAAAACTTCCAGTGCTAAAAACAGGCAAAATTTTGCTCTCAAATATAAAAGAGGGCGTTATACTAGGCGATCAAAGTCAAGAAGTGGAGAATCAATCAGCCGTGATAACAGACTGCTGTGCACAGCTTGATTTGGAGATGAAATTTTACTATTTTGATAATAAGCATAGCGAAGATGAAGCGTTAAGAGAGCATTTTGAGAGCATTAGCGCGCTATTTTCTAAGCGTATAAAGATAGAAAATCACAATCTTAAAAATCCGCTTGTAAAACTAAAAAATACAAAAGATCTGCTTCATTTTGTAATGTTTACTAAAAGCGTGGCAAATGGTGGAGCATTTGCCTTTTTATCGACAAATTTAAATAGGCTTTATAAAAAACTGAGCCAAAACGCACAGCTTTTTGTGCCAGTAAGTGAGTAA
- a CDS encoding mechanosensitive ion channel domain-containing protein — MKKIIALLLFCFALYAEENVTLEQNSSQNLQNNELIKDISNLDNSLKNNIWITRYANYNTYQRLIDELEKNENELRKLDKSSRRGSDIIKRIQTLKEQINLLKEYEKTPFSNMLAAPEMDTPPRITSPVALISGFSYIKKIKSDKIEYQRHIKELDTLLEKLETKENLLNRLNLIEENEQNRESLNLVKQEIGDFKAAKQIADTTYNVYEKRADEAINLTTSDIKAQFLSMGYTAIIILLTIGLTFIAKFIVKRTITDNERFYTVNKFLNVLNITVIIIILLFSYIENVTYLVTVLGFASAGIAIAMKDMFMSMLGWMVIMFGGSIHVGDRIRVLHDGSEFVGDVIDISLLRLTVFEDVSYSTYKTNRRAGRIIFVPNNYIFTDLIANYAHYGMKTVWDGIDIMISFDSNHKKAVYLARNVVKKYSKGYTDIAKRQMNKLRSQYSIKNPNVEPRIYTFFEPYGINVSCWYMANSYATLALRSTISAEIIEAFLAQDDIKIAYPTQTMFISKKENPSDHTAHSEQESENS; from the coding sequence ATGAAAAAGATCATAGCTTTACTACTTTTTTGCTTTGCCCTTTATGCTGAGGAGAACGTTACGCTTGAGCAAAATAGCTCACAAAATTTACAAAATAATGAGCTTATAAAAGATATTTCAAATCTAGATAACTCCCTAAAAAACAATATCTGGATCACAAGGTATGCTAACTATAACACTTATCAAAGACTTATTGATGAGCTTGAAAAAAATGAAAATGAACTAAGAAAGCTAGACAAAAGCTCAAGAAGAGGCAGTGATATCATAAAGAGAATCCAAACCCTAAAAGAGCAGATAAATTTACTAAAAGAGTATGAAAAAACGCCATTTTCAAATATGCTAGCAGCTCCTGAAATGGATACTCCACCAAGGATAACAAGTCCTGTTGCACTTATATCTGGCTTTTCGTATATCAAAAAGATAAAGAGCGATAAGATCGAGTATCAAAGGCATATAAAAGAGCTCGATACGCTTTTGGAAAAGCTTGAAACAAAAGAAAATTTACTAAATAGACTAAATTTGATAGAAGAAAATGAGCAAAATAGGGAAAGCCTAAACTTGGTAAAACAAGAAATAGGCGACTTTAAAGCGGCAAAACAGATCGCTGATACAACTTATAATGTCTATGAAAAAAGAGCTGATGAGGCTATAAATTTAACCACCTCTGATATAAAAGCTCAGTTTTTAAGTATGGGCTATACAGCTATCATCATTCTTTTAACGATCGGGCTAACATTTATCGCTAAATTTATCGTTAAAAGAACGATTACTGATAATGAGAGATTTTACACGGTCAATAAATTTTTAAACGTTTTAAATATCACCGTTATCATCATAATCTTACTTTTTTCGTATATCGAAAACGTCACATATTTAGTAACCGTGCTAGGTTTTGCTTCGGCTGGTATCGCCATTGCAATGAAAGATATGTTTATGAGTATGCTTGGCTGGATGGTGATCATGTTTGGCGGCTCTATACATGTGGGTGACAGGATCAGAGTGCTTCATGATGGCAGCGAATTTGTGGGCGATGTGATCGATATCTCTTTACTTAGGCTGACTGTTTTTGAGGATGTTAGCTACTCGACTTATAAGACAAACCGCCGTGCAGGTAGGATCATTTTTGTACCAAATAACTATATTTTTACAGACCTAATCGCAAACTATGCTCACTATGGCATGAAGACTGTTTGGGACGGTATAGATATCATGATAAGTTTTGATAGTAACCATAAAAAAGCCGTCTATCTAGCAAGAAATGTCGTTAAAAAATACTCAAAAGGCTACACTGATATCGCTAAACGCCAGATGAATAAACTAAGAAGCCAATATAGCATCAAAAATCCAAACGTCGAGCCAAGAATTTATACATTTTTTGAACCTTATGGTATAAATGTCTCATGTTGGTATATGGCAAATTCTTATGCGACTTTGGCTCTTAGAAGCACTATTAGCGCTGAGATAATAGAAGCATTTTTAGCTCAAGATGATATAAAGATCGCTTATCCAACACAAACTATGTTTATAAGCAAAAAAGAAAATCCAAGCGATCATACCGCTCACAGCGAGCAAGAGAGTGAAAATTCTTAA
- a CDS encoding ABC-type transport auxiliary lipoprotein family protein, producing the protein MRNLIYAAAAFLFFGCSLKTDVPQATMYEIHYSNKECSAENKQKELKNVFIENVSALDMVDTRKILIVAENNKIRYLSDAKFVSEPSEMIYKSLVKGLYSNCAAKPIFSPNAKDLRLKVSIISLQIRGDKAEVSLAYELFNANTSLKSGMITKEIFCPDPSSSTIFDTINKATNLAIDTLISEIIS; encoded by the coding sequence ATGAGAAATTTGATATACGCTGCGGCTGCATTTTTATTTTTTGGCTGCTCGCTAAAGACCGACGTACCACAAGCTACGATGTATGAGATACACTACTCAAATAAGGAGTGCTCGGCTGAAAACAAGCAAAAAGAGCTAAAAAATGTCTTCATAGAAAATGTGAGCGCCCTTGATATGGTCGATACCAGAAAAATTCTAATCGTCGCTGAAAACAATAAGATAAGATACCTGAGCGATGCTAAATTTGTCTCTGAGCCAAGTGAGATGATCTATAAGTCGCTCGTAAAAGGGCTTTACTCAAACTGCGCTGCAAAGCCGATATTTTCACCAAATGCAAAAGATCTTAGACTAAAAGTAAGCATCATCTCTCTTCAAATAAGAGGCGACAAGGCCGAAGTTTCGCTAGCTTATGAGCTGTTTAATGCAAACACTTCGCTAAAATCAGGCATGATCACAAAAGAAATTTTCTGCCCAGATCCAAGCTCAAGTACTATTTTTGATACGATAAATAAGGCTACAAATTTAGCAATCGACACACTAATCTCTGAAATAATCTCTTAA
- the tgt gene encoding tRNA guanosine(34) transglycosylase Tgt: MKFEVIKKDGNARRGILTTAHSVIQTPVFMPVGTVGAVKSLDAFDMSEILDAKIILANTYHMYLRPSSKVVREFGGLHGFSKFERSFLTDSGGFQAFSLRSNTKNDDGGIKFKSHIDGSTHYFTPRSVLDTQYDLGSDIMMILDDLVALPAEPKRIDLSIKRTIKWAKEAIDYHKFMQSKGVGLQQNIFGIVQGGTDYEARKFCAEALNELPFDGLAIGGLSVGESNEAMYDTVEAVMPFMDELRPRYLMGVGTPEDLVENVERGVDMFDCVMPTRNARNGTLFTSFGKINIKSAKFINDHAPIDPQCQCYTCKRYSRGYLNHLFKARELTFFRLASLHNLHYYLNLMKEMREAIERGEFAKFKKNFYAKRVKNEL; this comes from the coding sequence ATGAAATTTGAAGTTATAAAAAAAGATGGAAACGCAAGGCGTGGTATCCTAACAACTGCCCATAGCGTTATACAAACGCCAGTTTTCATGCCAGTTGGCACGGTTGGCGCGGTTAAAAGCTTAGACGCCTTTGATATGAGTGAAATTTTAGACGCAAAGATAATCTTAGCAAACACTTACCACATGTATCTGCGCCCTAGTAGCAAGGTCGTGCGCGAGTTTGGCGGGCTTCATGGATTTTCTAAGTTTGAGCGCTCTTTTTTAACAGATAGCGGTGGATTTCAGGCATTCTCGCTTAGATCAAACACCAAAAACGACGATGGTGGGATAAAATTTAAAAGCCATATCGACGGCAGCACGCACTATTTTACGCCAAGATCCGTCCTTGACACGCAGTACGATCTAGGCAGCGATATTATGATGATACTTGATGATCTGGTCGCCTTGCCTGCTGAGCCAAAAAGAATCGATCTAAGCATAAAACGAACGATAAAATGGGCAAAAGAGGCGATTGATTATCATAAATTTATGCAAAGCAAGGGCGTTGGCTTACAGCAAAATATCTTTGGCATCGTTCAAGGAGGCACCGATTATGAGGCACGTAAATTTTGCGCCGAAGCTTTAAATGAGCTGCCATTTGATGGCCTTGCAATAGGAGGACTAAGCGTTGGCGAGAGCAACGAGGCGATGTATGACACTGTTGAGGCGGTTATGCCATTTATGGATGAGCTAAGGCCGCGTTATCTAATGGGCGTTGGCACGCCAGAGGATCTCGTAGAAAACGTGGAGCGAGGCGTTGATATGTTTGACTGCGTCATGCCAACAAGAAACGCAAGAAACGGCACGCTCTTTACTAGCTTTGGCAAGATAAATATAAAATCAGCTAAATTTATAAACGACCACGCGCCAATTGACCCGCAGTGTCAGTGCTATACCTGCAAACGCTACTCCAGAGGCTATCTAAATCACCTTTTTAAGGCAAGAGAGCTCACATTTTTTAGGCTAGCAAGCCTTCACAACCTGCACTACTATCTAAATTTGATGAAAGAGATGAGAGAGGCGATAGAAAGAGGCGAATTTGCCAAATTTAAGAAAAATTTTTATGCTAAAAGGGTAAAAAATGAGCTATAA
- the mtaB gene encoding tRNA (N(6)-L-threonylcarbamoyladenosine(37)-C(2))-methylthiotransferase MtaB has translation MQKIFFKTFGCRTNIYDTELLKSYIKDYEITNDEESADIVVINSCTVTNSADSGVRNYINGVKRRGAKVVLTGCGAVSKGKELFNSGIFGVLGASKKSDLNELLKQEKPFFELGNLNSVDKNIVTNYENHTKAFIKIQEGCNFSCSYCIIPSVRGKARSMDEAMILKEARILAQNGYNELVLTGTNIGSYGKDTNSSLGKLLANLGKISGIRRIRLGSIEPSQIDESFREILKEEWLERHLHIALQHTSQAMLKIMRRRNNAFSDLELFNELSSLGFALGTDYIVGHPGESEEIWTEAVENFKKFPITHLHAFVYSPRRDTHSATLKSDVSGDVAKSRLKILQGIALQNNENFRKKHDGALKILVEQKNGEFYEGFDQFYNKAKILSQKDITKEWVEVSEYEVKPDANYAKI, from the coding sequence ATGCAAAAGATATTTTTTAAAACATTTGGATGTCGCACAAATATCTATGATACTGAGCTTTTAAAAAGCTACATCAAGGACTACGAGATCACAAATGATGAAGAGAGCGCTGATATCGTGGTCATAAACTCGTGCACTGTTACAAATTCTGCCGATAGCGGTGTCAGAAACTACATAAACGGCGTAAAAAGGCGTGGGGCGAAGGTAGTGCTGACTGGGTGTGGTGCGGTTAGTAAAGGTAAAGAGCTATTTAATAGCGGTATATTTGGTGTACTTGGAGCTAGTAAAAAGAGCGATCTAAATGAGCTTTTAAAGCAAGAGAAGCCATTTTTTGAGCTTGGGAATTTAAACTCAGTCGATAAAAATATAGTTACAAATTATGAAAATCACACTAAGGCTTTTATAAAAATTCAAGAAGGCTGCAACTTTAGCTGTAGCTACTGTATCATCCCTTCGGTTCGCGGCAAGGCTAGGAGCATGGACGAGGCGATGATATTAAAAGAGGCAAGAATTTTAGCCCAAAACGGCTATAATGAGCTTGTCTTAACTGGCACAAATATAGGCAGTTACGGCAAAGATACAAATAGCTCTCTTGGTAAGCTTTTGGCAAACTTAGGTAAAATTTCTGGCATTAGACGCATTAGGCTTGGAAGTATTGAGCCAAGCCAGATAGATGAGAGCTTTAGAGAAATTTTAAAAGAAGAGTGGCTAGAGCGTCATCTGCATATTGCACTTCAGCACACGAGTCAGGCGATGCTAAAGATCATGCGAAGACGAAATAACGCATTTAGTGATCTGGAGCTTTTTAATGAGCTTAGCTCACTTGGCTTTGCACTTGGTACGGACTACATCGTTGGACATCCAGGAGAGAGTGAGGAGATATGGACAGAGGCTGTGGAAAATTTTAAGAAATTTCCTATCACGCATCTGCACGCTTTTGTCTATTCGCCTAGGCGTGATACGCACTCAGCGACGCTAAAAAGCGACGTTAGCGGCGATGTGGCAAAGAGTAGGCTCAAAATTTTACAAGGCATAGCTTTGCAAAATAATGAAAATTTTAGAAAAAAACATGATGGGGCTTTGAAAATTTTAGTCGAGCAAAAAAATGGTGAGTTTTACGAGGGCTTTGATCAATTTTACAACAAAGCTAAAATTTTAAGCCAAAAAGATATAACAAAAGAGTGGGTGGAGGTAAGCGAATATGAAGTTAAGCCAGATGCCAATTATGCAAAAATTTAA
- a CDS encoding ABC transporter ATP-binding protein, whose product MNEIIVGKNITTSYGDKIMHDNVSWSVKEAEIYGFLGGSGAGKTTLMKTMIYLKKPSEGDIFFDGVNMWKSSQEEQQEIKLESGTMFQFGALYSSMTILDNVGVLLHEYSKFNKRQIDEIAMFWIQKVGLKKEVSMLYPSELSGGMKKRAALARALVLSPRVLFLDEPNSGLDPVSSRQMDALIKELRDSIGVTIVMVTHDADSIFDILDRFLIIDNKKIAFEGNIKELEYLKNNPLEELFKMRKK is encoded by the coding sequence ATGAACGAGATAATAGTTGGAAAAAACATAACGACAAGTTATGGCGATAAGATAATGCACGATAATGTGAGCTGGAGCGTCAAAGAGGCTGAAATTTACGGCTTTTTAGGCGGCAGTGGTGCTGGGAAAACGACGCTTATGAAGACGATGATATATCTAAAAAAGCCAAGCGAGGGCGATATATTTTTTGATGGCGTCAATATGTGGAAAAGTAGTCAAGAGGAGCAGCAAGAGATAAAGCTAGAAAGCGGGACAATGTTTCAGTTTGGAGCACTTTATAGCTCAATGACGATCCTTGATAACGTGGGTGTTTTGCTTCATGAGTACTCTAAATTTAACAAGCGCCAGATCGATGAGATCGCGATGTTTTGGATACAAAAAGTTGGACTTAAAAAAGAGGTCTCGATGCTTTATCCAAGCGAGCTAAGTGGTGGTATGAAAAAGCGTGCTGCGCTAGCAAGAGCTTTGGTTTTAAGTCCAAGGGTGCTATTTTTAGATGAGCCAAATAGCGGCCTCGATCCTGTTAGCTCACGCCAGATGGACGCGCTTATAAAAGAGCTTCGTGATAGCATCGGCGTGACTATTGTCATGGTGACTCATGATGCTGATAGTATTTTTGATATTTTGGATAGATTTTTGATAATAGATAACAAAAAAATAGCCTTTGAGGGAAATATAAAAGAGCTTGAATATCTTAAAAACAACCCACTTGAAGAGCTATTTAAAATGAGGAAAAAGTAG
- a CDS encoding MlaE family ABC transporter permease produces the protein MQNKNDVIFVVANGAQTIKFIGEFSYKDAKNLQSIFKKIQKLSGSVKFDFSELKIIDYAILILLKNTLNGKKFEIITNDEKIKAMGDLLNDEKIDFNYMPPHNSLNFFSRLGEKICEGFVNLAEFGTFLGEFLIKSIKILFNPASLRFREFSNYIKDGGVNAVFIVSLTAFLIGVVLAYLGSAMLASFGASIFIVEIMGMLTLREVAPLIAAIVIAGRSASSFTAQIGAMKLTEEIDAMKTMGFEPFNFLVLPRIIAMVLCVPVIIFIADAISILGQMIICQTILDISFSDYLNRFREMVELRHFAVGMIKAPFFGAVIAIIGCMRGFGVSQNAQSLGAMTTVSVVNAIFWVIALDAFFAIIFMWLKI, from the coding sequence TTGCAAAATAAAAATGATGTCATTTTTGTAGTGGCAAATGGCGCTCAGACTATAAAATTTATAGGTGAGTTTAGCTACAAAGACGCAAAAAATTTACAAAGCATTTTTAAAAAAATCCAAAAACTTAGTGGCAGTGTTAAATTTGACTTTAGCGAGCTAAAAATTATTGATTATGCTATTTTAATCCTTTTAAAAAATACGCTAAATGGTAAGAAATTTGAGATCATTACAAATGATGAGAAGATAAAGGCAATGGGCGATCTTTTAAATGATGAAAAGATTGATTTTAACTACATGCCGCCGCACAATAGTCTAAATTTCTTTTCACGTCTTGGTGAAAAAATTTGTGAAGGTTTTGTAAATTTAGCTGAGTTTGGTACGTTCTTGGGCGAATTTTTAATAAAAAGCATAAAAATTTTATTTAATCCAGCCAGTCTTAGATTTAGGGAATTTAGTAACTACATAAAAGATGGCGGTGTAAATGCCGTTTTTATCGTATCCCTCACCGCTTTTTTGATAGGCGTTGTGCTTGCGTATCTTGGCAGTGCGATGCTTGCAAGCTTTGGGGCAAGTATATTTATAGTAGAGATCATGGGTATGCTAACGCTTAGAGAGGTGGCCCCACTCATCGCTGCTATCGTCATCGCGGGTAGATCAGCCTCTAGTTTTACTGCTCAAATTGGCGCTATGAAGCTAACCGAAGAGATAGACGCGATGAAGACGATGGGCTTTGAGCCATTTAACTTCTTGGTGCTGCCACGCATCATTGCCATGGTACTTTGCGTGCCTGTCATTATCTTTATAGCTGACGCGATAAGTATCTTAGGGCAGATGATTATTTGCCAAACGATACTTGATATCAGCTTTAGCGACTATTTAAATAGATTTCGCGAGATGGTCGAGCTTAGACACTTTGCTGTTGGTATGATAAAAGCTCCATTTTTTGGTGCAGTAATAGCGATCATTGGCTGCATGAGGGGATTTGGTGTGAGTCAAAATGCTCAAAGTCTTGGAGCAATGACAACAGTTAGCGTTGTAAATGCGATATTTTGGGTCATCGCGCTTGATGCATTTTTTGCGATAATTTTTATGTGGCTAAAGATATGA
- a CDS encoding MlaD family protein, with protein sequence MENRNSYTIVGMFFMACLTAFAIFIWWMTSKNNTKVDFKEYYIHTTELPSGLKVDSTVKFIGVPAGTVSNINFVDDKNALINITMKIREDLPIKADSVASIEVQAISGVASINISRGTKDFASGQKPILQLEESLFSKLGNNAENITLKINQTLDKVDNFFSPENIAHVESVLKNIDKFTQVLTDEEGLSEVDSIVKNMKNFTDILNKTDTKELVKNLNTLISNANQVFVSANSAITGYSSLQELITKKAKDGEYDLRNTVGPLLREASDFLNGFDKTLREFRGALQRLEDNPYEFFFTNPVPNDKGDKK encoded by the coding sequence ATGGAAAATAGAAATTCTTATACCATTGTTGGCATGTTTTTTATGGCTTGCCTTACAGCATTTGCAATATTTATCTGGTGGATGACTAGTAAAAATAATACAAAGGTTGATTTTAAAGAGTACTACATTCACACAACAGAGCTACCAAGCGGTCTAAAGGTTGATTCAACAGTTAAATTTATCGGTGTACCAGCTGGAACGGTCAGTAATATAAATTTTGTTGATGATAAAAACGCTCTCATAAACATCACTATGAAAATAAGAGAGGATCTACCTATCAAGGCCGATAGCGTGGCAAGTATAGAAGTTCAGGCCATTAGCGGTGTGGCTAGCATAAATATAAGCCGTGGCACAAAAGACTTTGCATCAGGCCAAAAGCCTATCTTGCAGCTTGAAGAGAGCCTCTTTTCAAAGCTTGGAAACAACGCTGAAAACATCACCTTAAAGATAAATCAAACACTCGATAAAGTAGATAACTTTTTTTCGCCTGAAAATATCGCTCACGTAGAGTCAGTCCTTAAAAATATTGATAAATTTACACAAGTTTTAACAGACGAAGAGGGGCTAAGTGAGGTTGATAGTATCGTTAAAAATATGAAAAATTTTACAGACATTTTAAACAAAACCGACACAAAAGAACTGGTTAAAAATTTAAACACTCTAATTTCAAATGCAAACCAAGTTTTTGTATCGGCAAATTCGGCTATTACTGGATATAGTTCACTGCAAGAGCTCATCACAAAAAAGGCTAAAGATGGCGAATACGACCTTAGAAATACGGTTGGGCCGTTATTAAGAGAAGCGAGTGATTTTTTAAATGGATTTGACAAGACGCTTCGCGAATTTAGAGGCGCACTTCAAAGGCTTGAAGATAATCCTTACGAGTTTTTCTTCACAAATCCGGTGCCAAATGACAAAGGAGATAAAAAATGA
- a CDS encoding CorA family divalent cation transporter — translation MSYKSSVCGYFYGDEYDYILLVSFTQKQSYKFLFKNGKIYKEDLDHECDKNEFEAALKKLCNEYANKILEHQDELNEYEKIYASRKNFNQFIKRHHFLKYEIRKFQNKISHFYETLSICQSEQQNLKKELKNSTHESNVFRTMANEYACRIDDIYTFVQSIKNDKINQNIYILTMISAVMLPLNLITGFFGMNTQGLPFSETKNATMIVVSIMFGVILCCVVFLFWYTNKKK, via the coding sequence ATGAGCTATAAAAGTTCAGTTTGTGGATATTTTTATGGCGATGAATACGACTATATTTTGCTTGTTTCTTTCACACAAAAGCAAAGCTATAAATTTTTATTTAAAAATGGCAAGATTTATAAAGAAGATCTTGATCACGAATGCGATAAAAACGAGTTTGAAGCGGCCCTTAAAAAACTATGTAATGAATATGCAAATAAAATTTTAGAGCATCAAGATGAGCTAAATGAGTATGAAAAAATTTATGCTAGTCGAAAAAACTTTAATCAATTTATTAAAAGACACCACTTTTTAAAATACGAGATTAGAAAATTTCAAAACAAGATATCTCACTTTTATGAGACACTTTCGATTTGTCAAAGTGAGCAACAAAATTTAAAAAAAGAGCTTAAAAATAGTACTCATGAGTCAAATGTTTTTAGAACAATGGCCAATGAATATGCCTGCAGAATCGATGATATTTACACATTTGTACAAAGTATAAAAAATGACAAAATCAATCAAAACATTTACATTTTAACAATGATATCAGCTGTAATGCTACCACTAAATCTGATAACTGGGTTTTTTGGCATGAATACACAAGGCTTGCCATTTAGTGAAACTAAAAATGCCACCATGATAGTTGTGTCAATAATGTTTGGAGTGATTCTTTGTTGTGTTGTTTTTTTATTTTGGTATACAAATAAGAAGAAGTAG
- the aroB gene encoding 3-dehydroquinate synthase yields MQINLNLKEKASSYKIYINELERLELKGKVGIVTNAKVAGLHLEKLLSILKCDEKFIISVPDGEEYKSLETVEQILEQLFVSKFDRSSTLIAFGGGVISDMTGFAASIYERGINFINIPTTLLAQVDASVGGKTGVNNKFGKNLIGSFYQPKAVFCEINFLKTLPKREFAAGVAEALKMAITFDKEMFDWLKSINLDDENLAKLVEKSVILKAKVVEQDEKEKGLRAILNYGHTFAHVIENETNYKEFLHGEAVAIGMNMANRLSVRLGLMREAQAENIKQVLVKFGLPVSYKIQNENAFYEAFFMDKKTKDDKINFIIADKIGSAIIKNDVKKEDVLKILREFK; encoded by the coding sequence ATGCAGATAAATTTAAATCTTAAAGAAAAAGCATCAAGCTATAAAATTTATATAAACGAGCTTGAGAGACTAGAGCTAAAAGGTAAGGTTGGTATCGTTACAAATGCCAAAGTAGCGGGGCTTCATCTTGAAAAGCTACTTAGTATTTTGAAGTGTGATGAGAAATTTATCATAAGTGTACCTGACGGCGAAGAGTATAAAAGCCTTGAAACGGTAGAGCAAATTTTAGAGCAACTTTTTGTGAGCAAATTTGATCGCTCATCTACGCTAATCGCCTTTGGTGGTGGCGTCATAAGTGATATGACTGGCTTTGCGGCGAGCATCTATGAAAGAGGAATAAATTTCATAAATATCCCAACTACGCTTTTGGCACAAGTTGATGCGAGTGTGGGCGGAAAGACTGGTGTGAATAACAAATTTGGCAAAAATTTAATAGGCTCATTTTATCAGCCAAAGGCAGTTTTTTGTGAGATAAATTTCTTAAAGACATTGCCAAAGAGAGAATTTGCAGCTGGCGTGGCTGAGGCTTTAAAGATGGCAATAACTTTTGACAAAGAGATGTTTGATTGGTTAAAAAGCATAAATTTAGATGATGAAAATTTAGCCAAGCTAGTTGAAAAATCGGTAATTTTAAAAGCAAAAGTGGTTGAACAAGATGAGAAAGAAAAAGGGCTAAGAGCTATCCTAAACTACGGACATACCTTTGCTCACGTCATAGAAAATGAGACAAATTACAAAGAATTTTTACATGGCGAGGCGGTGGCAATAGGTATGAATATGGCAAATCGTTTAAGCGTAAGACTAGGGCTCATGAGGGAGGCGCAGGCAGAGAATATCAAACAGGTTTTAGTAAAATTTGGCCTTCCAGTAAGCTACAAAATACAAAACGAAAATGCATTTTATGAGGCATTTTTTATGGATAAAAAGACAAAAGATGATAAGATAAATTTCATCATTGCAGATAAAATCGGCAGTGCGATCATCAAAAATGACGTCAAAAAAGAAGACGTTTTAAAAATTTTAAGAGAATTTAAATGA